One stretch of Carassius carassius chromosome 18, fCarCar2.1, whole genome shotgun sequence DNA includes these proteins:
- the ftr63 gene encoding E3 ubiquitin-protein ligase TRIM65, which translates to MASVSVEQDHFTCPVCQDLLQNPVTIPCGHSYCMNCITDWWNQENQNGVYKCPQCRKTFSPRPALCKNVMFAQMVENLKKTKLQTAVPAGASCQTHFDLHEEFPPSKPYKVIDATGQKRICHQHNKQLEIYCRTDQLYICYLCSVNTHKNHTFVTAIEERTKKQNHLDQTRGNFQERIQQREKDLQELREVVKNHRHSAQKAVQETDRNFTEIICSIERSQSEITELIRDQEKALVSQTEILMKQLVQEIDDLRTRDTEMGQLSQTDDHIHFLQSFELFSVPPQTTDVPRITADSHLLYDDVGKSVLLLKNKLEEVSTDLTRMISNRVLNIKIFSTSGESITTPQSRPRSTTLPVPPSSYNPMPLPTRPHNELSQNKPFLGSKYWHSLG; encoded by the exons ATGGCCAGTGTTTCAGTGGAACAGGACCATTTCACCTGTCCAGTGTGTCAGGATCTACTGCAGAATCCAGTGACCATTccctgtggacacagttactgtatgAACTGTATTACAGACTGGTGGAATCAGGAGAATCAGAACGGAGTTTACAAATGTCCTCAGTGCAGAAAGACCTTCAGCCCAAGACCTGCCTTATGTAAGAATGTGATGTTTGCTCAAATGGTGGAGAACCTGAAGAAGACAAAACTACAAACTGCTGTTCCTGCTGGTGCCTCCTGTCAGACTCATTTTGACCTTCATGAAGAATTTCCCCCAAGTAAACCATACAAAGTTATTGATGCCACTGGGCAGAAGAGGATCTGTCATCAACATAATAAACAACTGGAAATCTACTGCCGGACCGATCAGCTCTATATCTGTTATTTGTGTTCcgtaaatacacacaaaaatcaCACGTTTGTAACTGCTATAGAAGAGAGGACAAAGAAacag aacCATCTTGATCAAACTCGAGGAAACTTCCAGGAGAgaatccagcagagagagaaagatcttCAGGAACTGAGAGAGGTTGTGAAGAATCATAGG CACTCTGCACAGAAAGCAGTGCAAGAGACTGATAGGAACTTTACTGAAATAATCTGCTCCATTGAGAGAAGCCAATCCGAGATCACAGAgctgatcagagatcaggaaaaAGCTTTAGTGAGTCAAACTGAAATACTCATGAAGCAACTGGTGCAGGAGATTGATGACCTGAGGACAAGAGACACTGAAATGGGGCAGCTTTCACAAACAGATGATCACATCCATTTTCTTCAG AGTTTTGAGTTATTCTCTGTTCCTCCACAAACTACTGATGTGCCCAGAATCACAGCCGATTCTCACCTCTTATATGATGATGTGGGAAAATCTGTCCTTCTGCTAAAAAATAAACTTGAGGAAGTCTCCACAGATTTGACAAGAATGATATCTAATAGAG TGCTAAACATTAAGATCTTTTCCACTTCTGGGGAGAGCATAACAA CACCACAGTCACGACCCAGGTCCACAACACTACCAGTGCCACCATCCAGTTACAACCCAATGCCATTACCAACTAGACCACATAATGAATTGTCACAAAACAAACCCTTTTTAGGTTCAAAATATTGGCATTCCTTAGGATAA